In Sporosarcina psychrophila, a genomic segment contains:
- a CDS encoding ABC-F family ATP-binding cassette domain-containing protein yields the protein MIVLQVNGLTKSFSGTDILENVKLEVQHRDRVALVGRNGAGKSTLLKIIAGEMSADSGDLIVPKDIRIGYLEQHSGIDSVLTVWEEMMTVFEPLHSIERRLRSLEGLMADSSVYDNPSDYERVIKEYDALQIEFKDSGGYQYESDTRSVLHGMRFYPEDYSKNVNLLSGGQKTRLALAKMLLSKPDLLILDEPTNHLDIETLGWLEKYLVSYEGAILIVSHDRYFLDEIVTIVYEVSRKKVAKYTGNYSAYLDEKAKNYERDQKLYVKEMGEKAKLEDFVQRNIARASTSKMAKSRRKTLEKTDWMGSPDGNEKSANFTFSIDRPSGNDVLALEDVAVGYDSIPVSTGIGLRAYKQDRIALIGPNGVGKSTILKTIVKFQEPLAGKIRYGTNVQFGYYDQEQATLIGTGTVLQELWDDWPMMNEKDVRSVLGRFLFTGEDVEKPVTSLSGGEKARLSLAKLMLQKSNTLILDEPTNHLDLDSKEILENALDDFPGTLIFVSHDRYFINRIATKVIDISATGTTEYLGDYDYFIEKKLEQEELLADSNAAKAAATPVIERKNDDDKELKRQERRLTRAIDEVESQLSVLEDEIVALQDELSTPEFADDHVKLMELQAQIDALQAQHDSKSENWLGLQEELEEL from the coding sequence TTGATCGTATTACAAGTGAACGGACTAACAAAATCATTTTCAGGAACAGATATATTAGAAAACGTAAAGCTCGAAGTTCAACATCGCGACCGCGTCGCACTTGTTGGCCGCAATGGGGCTGGAAAATCGACATTACTTAAAATAATCGCTGGTGAAATGAGCGCTGATTCGGGTGATTTAATCGTCCCTAAAGATATCCGGATTGGGTATCTTGAACAGCATTCAGGTATCGACTCTGTATTGACGGTTTGGGAAGAGATGATGACTGTATTCGAACCACTCCATAGCATTGAAAGGCGGCTTCGATCGCTTGAAGGGCTTATGGCAGATTCCTCTGTCTACGACAACCCGAGCGACTATGAACGCGTCATCAAAGAGTACGATGCTCTACAAATCGAATTCAAAGATTCTGGTGGCTATCAATATGAATCTGATACTCGTTCGGTGCTTCATGGGATGCGTTTTTATCCTGAGGATTATAGCAAAAATGTCAATCTTCTTTCCGGTGGTCAGAAGACACGATTGGCACTTGCTAAAATGCTGCTTAGTAAACCGGACCTCCTCATCCTTGATGAACCGACAAACCATTTGGATATCGAAACGCTCGGCTGGCTAGAGAAATACCTAGTGTCTTATGAAGGCGCAATCTTAATCGTCTCCCATGACCGCTACTTCTTAGATGAAATCGTGACAATCGTCTACGAAGTATCGAGAAAAAAAGTAGCGAAGTATACAGGAAACTATAGTGCGTATCTTGACGAAAAAGCGAAAAACTATGAACGTGATCAAAAACTTTATGTCAAGGAAATGGGTGAGAAGGCCAAACTTGAGGATTTCGTTCAGCGCAATATTGCGCGAGCATCGACATCAAAAATGGCGAAAAGTCGCCGCAAAACGCTCGAAAAAACTGACTGGATGGGCTCTCCTGATGGCAATGAGAAATCCGCAAACTTTACCTTCTCGATTGATCGTCCCAGCGGAAATGATGTACTAGCACTGGAAGATGTAGCAGTCGGTTATGACAGTATACCGGTTTCAACTGGTATCGGCTTGCGTGCCTACAAACAAGACCGCATTGCACTTATCGGACCTAACGGGGTCGGGAAATCAACAATTTTGAAGACCATCGTCAAGTTCCAAGAACCACTAGCAGGCAAAATTCGTTATGGTACAAATGTTCAATTTGGCTATTACGACCAAGAACAAGCGACACTTATCGGAACTGGAACCGTTCTTCAGGAACTTTGGGATGATTGGCCGATGATGAATGAAAAAGATGTTCGTTCAGTACTTGGACGTTTTTTATTTACCGGCGAAGATGTTGAGAAGCCTGTCACTTCCCTATCAGGTGGAGAAAAAGCTCGATTATCACTTGCTAAATTAATGTTACAAAAGTCAAACACGCTTATCCTCGACGAGCCAACGAACCATCTTGACTTGGATAGCAAGGAAATTCTTGAAAATGCATTGGATGACTTCCCGGGCACCCTCATCTTCGTGTCGCATGATCGGTACTTTATCAACCGCATCGCAACAAAAGTAATCGACATTAGCGCAACAGGTACAACCGAATACCTCGGTGATTATGATTATTTCATTGAGAAAAAACTGGAACAGGAAGAGTTGCTTGCCGACTCAAATGCCGCTAAAGCAGCTGCAACTCCTGTCATTGAAAGAAAAAATGATGATGATAAAGAACTAAAAAGGCAGGAAAGAAGACTGACTAGAGCTATTGACGAAGTCGAATCACAACTTTCTGTTTTGGAAGATGAAATAGTAGCACTTCAAGATGAACTTTCCACTCCTGAATTTGCAGACGATCATGTGAAATTAATGGAGTTACAGGCACAGATTGATGCACTTCAGGCACAGCATGACAGCAAATCAGAAAATTGGCTTGGACTTCAAGAAGAACTAGAGGAATTATAA